Proteins encoded together in one Telopea speciosissima isolate NSW1024214 ecotype Mountain lineage chromosome 4, Tspe_v1, whole genome shotgun sequence window:
- the LOC122658995 gene encoding GATA transcription factor 18-like — protein sequence MHRCNSSRSSNTTMAQCSCGLFHTQENCFSYTIPSPSSSVDCTLSLGTPSTRQTKDKSMANHRRSGSYMSNLCWDIFQTKKSHSSTSTSHKNSHSSSGNSGSILNNLNGDPLFARRCANCDTTSTPLWRNGPRGPKSLCNACGIRYKKEERRATTTATNTGGAGMMESQYYGQHHPHQSWGHGQKMDSMSPATMGNEFRFIEDEDQDSSTTGIPFLSWRLNNRPSLVHDWN from the exons atgcatagATGCAACAGCTCTCGTAGTAGTAATACTACCATGGCTCAATGTTCATGTGGGCTTTTCCATACTCAAGAGAATTGCTTCTCATACACCATACCATCACCTTCATCTTCTGTCGATTGCACTCTTTCTTTGGGTACTCCATCTACTCGTCAAACCAAAGACAAGTCCATGGCCAATCATAGACGTTCTGGCTCATACATGTCTAATCTATGTTGGGATATTTTCCAGACCAAAAAGTCTCACTCATCAACATCAACCAGCCACAAGAACAGCCATTCAAGCAGTGGCAATAGTGGAAGTATACTCAACAACTTGAATGGAGATCCTCTCTTTGCTCGAAGATGTGCTAACTGCGATACTACTTCTACTCCTCTATGGAGAAACGGACCCAGAGGTCCCAAG TCGCTATGCAATGCATGTGGAATCCGTtacaagaaagaagagaggagagcaACCACAACAGCCACCAACACCGGCGGGGCGGGGATGATGGAGTCGCAATATTATGGTCAACACCACCCTCACCAGTCGTGGGGTCACGGCCAGAAGATGGATTCCATGTCACCGGCTACAATGGGGAATGAATTCAGGTTTATCGAAGATGAAGATCAAGATTCAAGTACCACCGGCATTCCTTTCCTCTCTTGGCGTCTTAACAACAGGCCTAGCCTCGTTCATGATTGGAATTAA
- the LOC122660283 gene encoding putative aminoacrylate hydrolase RutD isoform X2 translates to MVNLVAAQKPLLHGLMKMAGLRPQMVEIEPGTTMSFWVPSETIKKAKKKRKAKKPVVVLVHGFAAEGIVTWQFQVGSLTGKYAIYIPDLLFFGGSISNRTERSPEFQTECLVKGLKKLGVDTCTVVGFSYGGMVGFKMAELHPDMVKYLVVSGTNPALSDSLSDETMNRLGISSSSDLLLPTSIKGLKALLKVAMHKKLWFPDCLFKDYLEVMFNNRKERGELLENLDNTKKNITIPNLTQKVHLLWGEEDHIFNMEIAQSLKGQLGDNATLQSIKKGGHLVHLERPCVYNRLLKAILASLHTATTQQ, encoded by the exons atgGTGAATTTGGTGGCAGCACAGAAGCCATTGTTGCATGGGTTGATGAAGATGGCTGGGTTGAGACCCCAGATGGTGGAGATCGAGCCTGGAACAACTATGAGCTTCTGGGTTCCATCAGAAACCATTAAGAAAGCAAA GAAAAAGAGGAAAGCAAAGAAGCCAGTAGTGGTATTGGTACATGGCTTCGCCGCCGAGGGTATTGTGACGTGGCAGTTTCAGGTAGGATCGTTGACTGGGAAGTATGCGATTTACATTCCTGACCTTCTTTTCTTTGGGGGTTCCATCTCTAACAGGACCGAACGATCACCGGAGTTCCAAACGGAATGTTTGGTGAAGGGATTGAAGAAGCTTGGTGTGGACACGTGTACGGTGGTGGGGTTCAGTTACGGTGGGATGGTGGGGTTTAAGATGGCGGAGCTGCACCCGGATATGGTGAAGTATCTGGTGGTTTCCGGTACGAATCCGGCACTGTCCGACTCCCTCAGTGATGAGACAATGAATAGGTTGGGGATCTCTTCGTCTTCGGATCTGCTGCTGCCCACTTCAATTAAGGGTCTTAAGGCCCTTCTCAAAGTCGCCATGCACAAGAAGCTCTGGTTTCCGGATTGTTTGTTCAAGGACTACCTCGAG GTGATGTTCAACAACAGAAAGGAGAGAGGTGAACTACTAGAAAATCTGGACAACACCAAGAAGAACATCACCATCCCCAACCTTACACAA AAGGTACATCTCCTATGGGGTGAGGAGGACCACATTTTCAATATGGAGATTGCCCAGAGCCTGAAAGG GCAACTAGGAGACAATGCAACACTGCAAAGCATTAAGAAGGGAGGTCACCTCGTTCACCTGGAGCGACCCTGTGTCTACAACAGGCTTCTCAAGGCAATCCTGGCTTCCCTGCATACAGCTACAACCCAACAATGA
- the LOC122660283 gene encoding putative aminoacrylate hydrolase RutD isoform X1 — protein sequence MVNLVAAQKPLLHGLMKMAGLRPQMVEIEPGTTMSFWVPSETIKKAKSQAQCENKVVVVEEEEEEKKKGKTSKKRKAKKPVVVLVHGFAAEGIVTWQFQVGSLTGKYAIYIPDLLFFGGSISNRTERSPEFQTECLVKGLKKLGVDTCTVVGFSYGGMVGFKMAELHPDMVKYLVVSGTNPALSDSLSDETMNRLGISSSSDLLLPTSIKGLKALLKVAMHKKLWFPDCLFKDYLEVMFNNRKERGELLENLDNTKKNITIPNLTQKVHLLWGEEDHIFNMEIAQSLKGQLGDNATLQSIKKGGHLVHLERPCVYNRLLKAILASLHTATTQQ from the exons atgGTGAATTTGGTGGCAGCACAGAAGCCATTGTTGCATGGGTTGATGAAGATGGCTGGGTTGAGACCCCAGATGGTGGAGATCGAGCCTGGAACAACTATGAGCTTCTGGGTTCCATCAGAAACCATTAAGAAAGCAAAATCTCAAGCTCAATGTGAGAataaggtggtggtggtggaggaggaggaggaggagaagaagaaagggaaaacctCGAAAAAGAGGAAAGCAAAGAAGCCAGTAGTGGTATTGGTACATGGCTTCGCCGCCGAGGGTATTGTGACGTGGCAGTTTCAGGTAGGATCGTTGACTGGGAAGTATGCGATTTACATTCCTGACCTTCTTTTCTTTGGGGGTTCCATCTCTAACAGGACCGAACGATCACCGGAGTTCCAAACGGAATGTTTGGTGAAGGGATTGAAGAAGCTTGGTGTGGACACGTGTACGGTGGTGGGGTTCAGTTACGGTGGGATGGTGGGGTTTAAGATGGCGGAGCTGCACCCGGATATGGTGAAGTATCTGGTGGTTTCCGGTACGAATCCGGCACTGTCCGACTCCCTCAGTGATGAGACAATGAATAGGTTGGGGATCTCTTCGTCTTCGGATCTGCTGCTGCCCACTTCAATTAAGGGTCTTAAGGCCCTTCTCAAAGTCGCCATGCACAAGAAGCTCTGGTTTCCGGATTGTTTGTTCAAGGACTACCTCGAG GTGATGTTCAACAACAGAAAGGAGAGAGGTGAACTACTAGAAAATCTGGACAACACCAAGAAGAACATCACCATCCCCAACCTTACACAA AAGGTACATCTCCTATGGGGTGAGGAGGACCACATTTTCAATATGGAGATTGCCCAGAGCCTGAAAGG GCAACTAGGAGACAATGCAACACTGCAAAGCATTAAGAAGGGAGGTCACCTCGTTCACCTGGAGCGACCCTGTGTCTACAACAGGCTTCTCAAGGCAATCCTGGCTTCCCTGCATACAGCTACAACCCAACAATGA